The Brassica napus cultivar Da-Ae chromosome C7, Da-Ae, whole genome shotgun sequence genome has a segment encoding these proteins:
- the LOC125590180 gene encoding 54S ribosomal protein L19, mitochondrial-like: MAAVAKDIVTRRAVAGTIKLTVLAGKASPGPPVSPALGPYRLNMMAFCKDFNARTQKYKPDTPMAVKITAYMDHSFEFTFKSPSVSCRPLLVSWYIKKAAGVDKGSTRPGHLTVTTLSVRHVYEIAKVKQTDPFCQYMPLESICKSIIGTANSMGIKIVQDLE; the protein is encoded by the exons ATGGCCGCGGTTGCGAAGGACATCGTGACACGGAGAGCAGTTGCGGGGACGATTAAGCTGACTGTCCTGGCTGGGAAAGCAAGTCCAGGACCTCCTGTAAGTCCGGCGCTAGGTCCGTACAGGCTTAACATGATGGCATTCTGCAAGGACTTCAACGCCAGGACTCAAAAGTACAAACCGGACACTCCTATGGCCGTGAAGATAACGGCGTACATGGACCACTCGTTCGAGTTCACCTTTAAATCTCCTTCTGTGTCGTGCA GGCCGCTACTGGTGTCGTGGTACATCAAGAAAGCAGCTGGGGTTGACAAAGGGAGCACACGTCCGGGGCATCTGACGGTGACGACGCTTTCGGTGAGACACGTGTACGAGATAGCTAAGGTGAAGCAGACGGATCCATTCTGTCAGTATATGCCTCTGGAGTCGATCTGCAAATCTATCATTGGTACTGCTAACTCCATGGGAATCAAGATTGTTCAGGATTTGGAGTGA